From one Desulfuromonas acetoxidans DSM 684 genomic stretch:
- a CDS encoding sensor domain-containing diguanylate cyclase, with protein MRKLIRIIKEHQRYPLTARIFLILCVSMVAILTAIFSQSYRRYNRTYLSRITTHENHVVTQVSQEIEHQFDMMVADIRILSQLNELNDYIATGDTQLLDKIANEFLLFAHSKPYYLQLRFLNAQGREVVRIDSESGHAYKVDEKHLQNKSQRDYFQQGIQLENRNVYFSRFDLNVEHGQVVVPYQPTLRCATPVYADNETCPCGVVVLNYNGAHLLDLLERMQNIAQDTLLLVNKDGYWLRGLNPDDEWGFVLPQRHDKRFSTRFPLAWPHLDDSAGQVVTPQGVFCFRSLHPQLPESVLNAPHWFVVSYLSDATISRAKMASLEHQFNMAMILLLLAIVPAWIVSLFVAEIIHKHHELKMKVNYDSLTGLANRVLFSDRLEQLLWASERSSHQFAVLFCDLDGFKAVNDTLGHDAGDELLIALGQRMKDLVRKSDTVARLGGDEFAVLLANISSVHVAEMIASKVVDQLSQPVELNNGRAQVGGSVGIALYPDHAKTSKGLVTCADQAMYEAKRSGKGRYYRYDQITRQYSAEMTKADRFEREHDEN; from the coding sequence ATGCGAAAGCTGATCCGCATCATCAAGGAGCATCAAAGATACCCGCTGACAGCGCGCATTTTTCTGATCCTGTGTGTCTCCATGGTGGCGATACTCACCGCTATTTTTTCGCAATCCTATCGCCGTTATAATCGCACCTACCTGTCACGAATAACCACCCATGAAAACCATGTGGTCACTCAGGTCAGCCAGGAGATTGAGCACCAGTTCGATATGATGGTCGCTGATATCAGGATTCTCAGTCAGCTCAATGAACTGAACGACTATATTGCGACCGGTGATACGCAACTGCTCGATAAAATCGCGAACGAATTTCTCCTTTTTGCCCACTCCAAACCGTATTACCTACAACTCCGTTTTCTCAATGCACAAGGGCGTGAAGTGGTGCGCATTGATAGTGAGTCCGGTCATGCATATAAAGTGGACGAAAAACACCTCCAGAATAAATCGCAGCGCGATTATTTCCAGCAGGGGATTCAGCTTGAAAATCGCAACGTCTATTTCTCCCGTTTTGATCTGAACGTTGAGCATGGGCAGGTTGTTGTTCCCTATCAACCGACATTGCGCTGTGCCACCCCGGTCTATGCAGACAATGAAACCTGTCCGTGTGGTGTCGTGGTATTGAACTACAATGGTGCGCATCTGCTTGATCTGCTTGAGCGAATGCAGAACATTGCCCAAGATACCTTACTGTTGGTCAACAAAGACGGCTACTGGCTGCGTGGGCTCAATCCTGACGATGAATGGGGATTTGTTCTTCCGCAGCGACACGACAAGCGGTTTTCGACCAGATTTCCTCTAGCATGGCCGCATCTGGATGACAGCGCCGGACAGGTTGTCACGCCGCAGGGCGTTTTCTGCTTCCGTTCGCTTCATCCGCAACTGCCTGAATCGGTCCTTAATGCGCCCCATTGGTTTGTGGTCAGTTATCTGTCAGATGCAACGATTTCTCGCGCCAAGATGGCGTCACTTGAGCATCAGTTCAACATGGCCATGATCTTGCTGCTTCTGGCGATTGTGCCAGCCTGGATCGTCTCGCTGTTTGTTGCCGAGATCATCCATAAGCATCATGAACTTAAAATGAAGGTAAACTACGATTCGCTGACCGGTTTGGCCAATCGCGTGTTGTTTAGCGATCGTCTTGAACAGTTGTTATGGGCTAGTGAACGTAGCAGTCACCAGTTTGCCGTGCTTTTTTGCGACCTGGATGGTTTTAAAGCCGTCAATGATACGCTGGGACACGATGCCGGTGATGAACTGCTGATCGCATTGGGGCAACGGATGAAAGATCTGGTGCGCAAAAGCGACACGGTTGCGCGATTAGGTGGCGATGAATTTGCCGTTCTGCTCGCCAATATCAGTTCGGTGCACGTGGCTGAAATGATCGCGTCAAAAGTGGTGGATCAGCTCAGTCAGCCGGTCGAGCTCAACAATGGCCGCGCTCAGGTGGGCGGCAGTGTCGGAATCGCCCTGTATCCCGATCATGCCAAAACGAGCAAGGGGCTGGTCACCTGTGCCGATCAGGCGATGTATGAAGCTAAACGCAGCGGTAAAGGGCGCTATTACCGTTATGATCAGATAACACGGCAATACAGCGCAGAGATGACAAAGGCAGATCGTTTTGAGCGGGAACATGATGAAAATTGA
- the atpE gene encoding ATP synthase F0 subunit C, with product MTFFAWCMIAAGFGMAIGSFGTGLGQGLAIKSAVEGVARNPSASGKILTTMMIGLAMIESLAIYVFVVAMIILFANPFTAQVMELAGK from the coding sequence ATGACGTTTTTCGCATGGTGCATGATCGCAGCTGGTTTCGGTATGGCTATTGGTTCTTTCGGTACTGGTCTGGGCCAAGGTCTGGCTATCAAATCTGCCGTTGAAGGTGTTGCTCGCAACCCGAGCGCAAGTGGTAAAATCCTCACCACCATGATGATCGGTCTGGCGATGATCGAGTCCCTCGCTATCTACGTTTTCGTTGTAGCGATGATCATTCTGTTCGCCAACCCCTTCACCGCTCAAGTTATGGAACTGGCTGGTAAGTAA
- the atpB gene encoding F0F1 ATP synthase subunit A — MTHPFLFLQWVEQQLHTHLGEHVTYTWFVMLLLIALAFVISRGIKMVPSGWQNLMESVVGGIENLITETMGPKGKTYFPLIATFALFILVSNLVALVPGFYPPTANLNTNAALALTVFAMTHIIGVKEHGIAYLKHFMGPILALAPLIFIIEIIGHLARPLSLSLRLFGNMYGHEIVLMIFFALVPLFLPIPMMMMGILVAFIQAFVFTLLAMIYIAGALEEAH; from the coding sequence ATGACACATCCCTTTTTATTTCTGCAATGGGTCGAGCAGCAGTTGCACACGCACCTCGGCGAGCATGTGACATACACCTGGTTTGTCATGCTGCTGTTGATCGCTCTGGCCTTTGTTATTTCCCGTGGAATCAAAATGGTTCCCAGTGGCTGGCAGAATCTGATGGAAAGTGTTGTCGGCGGCATTGAGAACCTGATTACAGAGACTATGGGTCCCAAAGGGAAAACCTATTTCCCGCTGATCGCGACATTTGCTCTGTTTATTCTGGTGTCCAACCTGGTTGCCTTGGTTCCGGGTTTCTATCCGCCGACCGCAAACCTGAACACCAACGCCGCTCTGGCGCTGACCGTGTTTGCCATGACGCACATCATTGGTGTTAAAGAGCACGGTATTGCCTATCTCAAGCACTTCATGGGCCCGATTCTGGCGCTGGCGCCGCTGATCTTTATCATTGAGATCATCGGTCACCTGGCCCGTCCGTTGTCCCTGTCTCTGCGTCTTTTCGGTAATATGTACGGCCATGAGATCGTGCTGATGATCTTCTTTGCTCTGGTTCCGCTGTTCCTGCCGATTCCCATGATGATGATGGGTATCCTGGTCGCATTTATCCAGGCATTTGTTTTCACCCTGCTGGCGATGATCTACATTGCCGGGGCTCTGGAAGAAGCACACTAA
- a CDS encoding ATP synthase subunit I produces MSDDQLLGQLARRNWIILAVLVALSGLFQDLDLTLGVASGGLIAVCGYQWLHRSLVKALCEGGAPAVRGFQLSYVFRLAALAVMLLLLIAVVKVDPIGLVIGLSVVVINIMWTTIKRAIK; encoded by the coding sequence GTGAGTGATGATCAACTGCTCGGACAACTTGCCCGACGCAACTGGATCATTCTGGCTGTGCTGGTCGCGTTAAGTGGCTTGTTTCAGGATCTTGACCTGACTCTTGGTGTGGCCAGTGGCGGTCTGATTGCCGTGTGCGGCTATCAATGGTTGCACCGTTCGCTGGTGAAAGCGCTCTGTGAAGGGGGCGCACCGGCGGTCCGGGGGTTTCAACTGAGCTATGTGTTCAGGCTGGCTGCCTTGGCGGTAATGTTGCTGCTGCTGATTGCCGTGGTCAAAGTGGACCCCATCGGCCTGGTTATTGGACTTTCAGTCGTGGTCATCAATATTATGTGGACCACCATAAAGCGCGCTATCAAGTAA
- a CDS encoding AtpZ/AtpI family protein, protein MAENRRELYKSLGFLSSVGICMVASILIGMAMGYYLDQWLGTKPWMLLIFLGFGIVSGFRNIFILTNRELRRQKQESQDDGE, encoded by the coding sequence ATGGCCGAAAATCGGCGTGAACTCTATAAATCTCTTGGTTTCTTGTCCAGTGTCGGCATCTGCATGGTTGCGTCGATCCTTATCGGCATGGCCATGGGCTACTATCTTGATCAGTGGCTTGGAACCAAGCCATGGATGTTGTTGATTTTCCTCGGATTTGGTATTGTCTCGGGATTCAGGAATATTTTTATTCTGACCAATCGTGAACTGCGACGTCAGAAACAGGAGAGTCAGGACGACGGTGAGTGA
- the mnmH gene encoding tRNA 2-selenouridine(34) synthase MnmH, which yields MLNDTFIIDIDDALRRRDNGALFVDVRSPDEFTDGTIPGAVNVPILTNEQRVEIGTLFKQKGPDAARHRGMHLVAPHIPRMIEDILSHRQSHRQPIVIFCWRGGLRSRAMTAFLQLAGYPAFQLRGGHKAFRRTVLDFFEQGSWARMLVLRGLTGVGKTRILQQVEQQGWPVIDLEGLANHRGSAFGGVGLGNQPSQKTFEALLWDKLRQLESGGWALTEGESRHIGRLLLPLRFYQSLQTETTLWLETSMENRVRIILEDYQVDQLPMDAFIPPIESIKCRLGSKETEQMLELLHHKQWQQLVSELMVKYYDPLYRHTRPDDRVELTIDPFAEQQPELKQAIDRILATPNNG from the coding sequence ATGCTCAACGACACCTTTATTATCGATATTGACGACGCTCTACGCCGCCGTGACAACGGTGCCCTGTTTGTCGACGTCCGCAGCCCGGATGAATTTACCGACGGCACCATTCCCGGTGCGGTCAATGTTCCCATTCTGACCAACGAACAACGCGTCGAGATCGGTACGCTGTTCAAACAGAAGGGCCCGGATGCCGCACGTCACCGCGGCATGCACCTGGTTGCCCCCCATATTCCGCGCATGATTGAGGATATCCTCTCCCACCGCCAGTCACACCGTCAACCGATCGTTATTTTCTGCTGGCGTGGTGGACTGCGCAGTCGGGCAATGACTGCGTTTCTTCAGTTAGCCGGTTATCCGGCGTTTCAATTGCGTGGAGGCCATAAAGCGTTTCGTCGCACGGTTCTGGATTTCTTTGAACAGGGCAGTTGGGCCCGCATGTTGGTGCTGCGCGGCCTGACGGGTGTCGGCAAAACCCGCATCCTGCAACAGGTTGAACAGCAAGGCTGGCCGGTGATTGATCTGGAAGGCCTGGCCAATCATCGCGGCAGTGCATTCGGCGGCGTCGGGCTCGGTAACCAGCCGTCACAAAAGACCTTCGAGGCCCTGCTGTGGGATAAGTTACGGCAGTTGGAATCAGGCGGTTGGGCACTCACTGAAGGGGAGAGCCGTCACATCGGCCGTTTGTTGCTGCCGTTGCGCTTTTACCAGAGCCTGCAGACGGAAACCACCTTGTGGCTGGAGACCTCCATGGAAAACCGGGTGCGTATCATCCTTGAAGACTATCAGGTCGATCAGTTGCCCATGGATGCGTTTATCCCACCCATTGAATCGATTAAATGTCGTCTGGGTAGCAAAGAAACCGAGCAGATGCTGGAACTGTTGCACCACAAGCAGTGGCAGCAGTTGGTTTCGGAGCTGATGGTCAAGTATTACGATCCGCTCTATCGTCACACCCGTCCGGATGATCGCGTTGAGTTGACCATTGATCCGTTTGCCGAACAACAGCCCGAACTGAAACAGGCCATTGACAGGATACTTGCAACACCCAATAATGGATAA
- the metX gene encoding homoserine O-acetyltransferase MetX produces MGPFCVERNLTNDVQLVTTQTIEIDQELRLESGRLLGPLTLAYETYGTLNDTASNAILVTHAWTGDAHAAGRHSEEDRKPGWWDNMIGPGRVLDTDKYYVICSNVIGSCKGSTGPTSTNPQTGRPYRLKFPIVMVRDMVRAQKLMLDALGISSLVTVIGGSMGAMQALEWGIHYPDMVRSIIPIAGTGRTSPMAIALNALARQAIYNDPLWKKGNYKPEHQPASGFALARAVGHISFLSEESMAMKFGRRFSARDGLFDFFGQFEVERYLEYNGNSFPARFDCNSFLYLAKALDLYDVSWNFSGMEEALERLDCPSLWFAFTSDWLYRPEQTEEVVDVLQKANKPVTYHLIDSDYGHDSFLVEPEKFTPYVVEFLRQLEV; encoded by the coding sequence ATGGGGCCTTTTTGCGTGGAGAGAAATTTGACCAACGACGTTCAACTGGTAACAACCCAGACCATAGAGATCGATCAGGAGTTGCGCCTGGAGAGTGGGCGTCTGCTCGGGCCGTTGACGTTGGCTTATGAGACCTACGGGACGCTCAATGATACCGCCAGCAACGCCATCCTGGTGACCCATGCCTGGACTGGCGACGCCCATGCCGCCGGCAGGCACAGTGAAGAAGACCGCAAGCCGGGCTGGTGGGATAATATGATCGGGCCCGGGCGTGTGCTGGATACCGACAAGTATTATGTCATCTGTTCCAATGTCATCGGCTCCTGCAAAGGCTCTACCGGACCCACCAGCACCAATCCGCAGACCGGCCGACCTTACCGACTCAAATTCCCCATTGTTATGGTGCGCGACATGGTGCGTGCCCAGAAGCTGATGCTCGATGCCCTGGGCATCTCCTCGTTGGTTACGGTCATTGGTGGCAGTATGGGCGCCATGCAGGCGCTGGAATGGGGCATCCACTATCCGGATATGGTGCGCTCAATCATTCCCATTGCCGGAACCGGACGAACCTCGCCCATGGCCATCGCCCTCAACGCTCTGGCCCGTCAGGCAATTTATAACGATCCGTTGTGGAAGAAAGGCAATTACAAACCGGAACACCAGCCAGCAAGCGGTTTTGCCTTGGCGCGCGCCGTTGGCCATATTTCATTTTTATCCGAAGAATCCATGGCCATGAAATTCGGTCGCCGTTTTTCAGCGCGAGACGGTTTGTTTGATTTCTTCGGCCAGTTCGAGGTGGAGCGTTATCTGGAGTACAACGGCAACAGTTTTCCTGCCCGTTTCGATTGCAATTCCTTTCTCTATCTGGCCAAGGCGCTCGACCTCTATGATGTGTCGTGGAACTTTTCCGGCATGGAAGAGGCGCTGGAGCGTCTGGACTGCCCGTCGCTGTGGTTTGCCTTTACCTCGGATTGGTTGTATCGGCCGGAGCAGACCGAAGAGGTGGTGGATGTGCTTCAGAAAGCCAATAAGCCGGTGACCTACCACCTGATTGACTCCGATTACGGTCATGACTCGTTCTTGGTTGAGCCGGAGAAATTTACGCCTTATGTGGTGGAGTTTCTTCGTCAGCTTGAGGTATAG
- the tolB gene encoding Tol-Pal system beta propeller repeat protein TolB, producing MKKTLIMALVLLVSVLGAAGMTTAKEIVITTPGKQAIPMSLTRILPFQQRDTVLEETVDKVLSADLDLSGLFEFVDPQAFLDDAGRMGLTSTEVNFTQWRLLGAQVLFKGGYRLNGSQVELNLRLFDVISRRLLVGHNYRGQVSDVRRMAHSFADLILEALTGKSGAFNTRIAFISNQSGHKELYLMESDGYDPKRITNHRSLVLNPDFSPLGREVIFTSYRQGNPDLYRKEIYTGKEARISRYKGLNISGRYRHDGRELALTLSRDGNAEIYLESLSGQLHKRVTNSWAIDVDPSWSPIGDQLVFVSNRQGNPNLFVADLIDGQVRRLTYNGKYNATPAWSPDGKRIVFSRLEGGAFNLFSIGVDGKEERQLTFGAGNKEHPRWSPDGRFIVYSNDISGKKAIYVMRADGSGQRRISTLDADCSHPAWSKSW from the coding sequence ATGAAAAAAACACTGATAATGGCCCTTGTGCTGCTGGTAAGCGTTTTGGGCGCTGCCGGTATGACGACGGCCAAAGAGATTGTTATTACCACTCCGGGTAAACAGGCCATCCCCATGAGCTTGACCCGGATCTTGCCGTTTCAGCAACGTGATACGGTTCTTGAAGAGACCGTTGATAAGGTTCTCAGCGCAGATCTCGACCTCAGTGGTCTGTTTGAATTTGTCGATCCACAGGCCTTTCTCGATGACGCCGGGCGTATGGGGTTGACCAGCACCGAGGTTAACTTTACCCAGTGGCGCCTGCTTGGTGCTCAGGTGTTGTTTAAAGGCGGCTATCGGCTCAACGGCAGCCAGGTGGAACTGAACCTGCGCCTGTTTGATGTGATCTCGCGGCGGCTGTTGGTGGGCCACAATTACCGTGGTCAGGTGTCGGATGTGCGGCGCATGGCACACAGTTTTGCCGACCTGATCCTCGAAGCTCTCACCGGCAAGAGCGGAGCGTTTAATACCCGTATTGCCTTTATCAGTAATCAGTCCGGTCACAAGGAACTGTATCTGATGGAATCGGATGGTTACGATCCGAAACGGATCACCAACCACCGTAGCCTGGTGCTCAATCCCGATTTTTCGCCGCTGGGGCGTGAGGTGATTTTTACCTCCTACCGTCAGGGCAATCCCGACCTGTACCGCAAAGAGATTTACACTGGCAAAGAAGCGCGCATCTCTCGCTATAAGGGACTCAATATCTCCGGACGCTACCGACACGATGGTCGTGAACTGGCCTTGACCCTGTCCCGTGATGGCAATGCGGAAATTTATCTGGAGAGCCTTTCCGGTCAGCTGCACAAGCGGGTGACCAACTCGTGGGCCATTGATGTCGATCCGAGCTGGAGCCCGATTGGCGATCAACTGGTGTTTGTCTCTAACCGCCAGGGCAATCCCAATCTGTTTGTTGCCGATCTGATCGACGGCCAAGTGCGGCGTTTGACCTATAACGGCAAATACAATGCCACTCCGGCCTGGAGTCCGGACGGCAAGCGGATTGTGTTCAGTCGTCTCGAGGGTGGTGCCTTCAACTTGTTCAGCATTGGTGTCGATGGCAAGGAGGAACGGCAGTTGACTTTCGGTGCCGGTAACAAGGAACATCCGCGCTGGAGTCCGGATGGTCGCTTTATTGTCTATTCCAACGATATTTCCGGTAAAAAGGCCATCTATGTCATGCGTGCCGATGGCAGCGGACAACGACGGATTTCGACCCTGGATGCTGACTGCAGCCACCCGGCCTGGTCGAAGAGCTGGTAA
- a CDS encoding TonB C-terminal domain-containing protein, protein MSEPVTPRRDLSHRSNAGIGRMLVLSFILHVLLFALMGGYLVPRFEKPQKPVYYVDLLNKPVAKPRAGRPDAPAKKKAPKKKKPVIKKAPAVTKPPVKKKPVTVKKAPAEVVKTQPKATQKTPVVKQPADVPTKTVEKNYQEETLDAIERLKRKQRINALKQELNALATRDIPTTDTIDAPVGEVGGQGDEVGVGFDSWIKEYLSQAWALPRHYWERGLKAKMVLQFNTSGRLAHYEMLSPSGDSFFDASVKRAVQQLTQLPSKPARPLELIVTFDPKEMLMR, encoded by the coding sequence ATGTCGGAACCCGTGACTCCGCGTCGAGATCTCTCCCATCGCAGCAATGCCGGTATCGGCAGGATGTTGGTGTTGTCCTTCATCCTGCATGTGCTGCTGTTTGCCCTGATGGGAGGCTATCTGGTGCCCCGCTTTGAAAAACCGCAAAAGCCGGTGTACTACGTCGACCTGCTGAACAAGCCGGTTGCCAAGCCCCGGGCGGGTCGTCCTGATGCACCGGCAAAGAAGAAAGCGCCGAAGAAAAAGAAACCGGTGATTAAAAAGGCTCCGGCTGTCACCAAACCGCCGGTGAAGAAAAAACCGGTTACCGTTAAAAAAGCCCCTGCCGAAGTTGTCAAAACCCAACCCAAGGCCACACAGAAAACACCGGTGGTCAAACAACCGGCTGACGTTCCCACCAAGACGGTGGAGAAAAACTACCAGGAAGAAACCCTTGATGCCATTGAACGGCTCAAACGTAAGCAACGGATCAATGCGTTAAAACAGGAGCTGAACGCCTTGGCCACACGCGATATACCAACCACTGATACCATTGATGCACCCGTCGGTGAAGTGGGCGGGCAGGGCGATGAAGTCGGGGTCGGGTTCGACAGTTGGATCAAGGAATATTTGTCCCAGGCCTGGGCACTGCCCCGTCATTATTGGGAGCGCGGCTTGAAGGCCAAAATGGTTCTGCAGTTCAATACCTCCGGAAGGCTGGCCCATTACGAAATGCTCTCCCCATCGGGCGACAGTTTTTTCGATGCCAGTGTCAAGCGGGCGGTGCAGCAGTTGACCCAACTGCCCTCCAAACCGGCCCGTCCTCTCGAACTGATCGTGACTTTTGATCCGAAAGAGATGTTGATGCGATGA
- the tolR gene encoding protein TolR gives MEISPRPQRRSSLSQINVTPFVDVMLVLLIIFMVTAPMMEKGVDVNLPEVSQAPNLEAAKQSLIVSIDSRGRIFIGKQAVDSPDKLVAVLQQVLASRDSKEVYLEADKVVPYERVVRVLAAIRRAGVTRLGMVALEPETN, from the coding sequence ATGGAAATCAGCCCTCGTCCTCAGCGACGCAGCTCACTGTCGCAAATCAATGTCACCCCGTTTGTCGATGTCATGCTGGTGCTGCTGATTATCTTTATGGTCACGGCGCCGATGATGGAAAAAGGGGTCGATGTCAACCTTCCCGAAGTCAGCCAGGCGCCCAACCTTGAAGCGGCAAAACAGTCGCTGATTGTCAGCATTGACAGCCGTGGGCGGATCTTTATCGGCAAACAGGCTGTGGACAGCCCAGATAAGCTGGTGGCGGTTCTGCAACAGGTGTTGGCCAGCCGTGACAGCAAGGAGGTTTACCTCGAAGCGGACAAAGTTGTCCCCTACGAACGTGTGGTACGCGTGCTGGCGGCGATTCGCCGTGCTGGTGTCACCCGCCTCGGTATGGTCGCTCTGGAACCGGAAACCAACTAG
- the tolQ gene encoding protein TolQ, whose amino-acid sequence MLDLIWNAGPVVKLVLLVLVYFSVVSWTIIFYKFRTIQRATRESSQFIDFFWNKKRLDAVAQEIKQYSHSPLSSLFREGYQELLKVQRIEKGDDSRGFADMGGENIARALRRASTQETHRLEKYLTFLATTGSTAPFIGLFGTVWGIMDSFHGIGQTGSASLAVVAPGISEALVATAIGLMAAIPAVVGYNHFLNKVNVLIGEMDNFSQEFLNIIEHMTRRS is encoded by the coding sequence GTGCTCGATTTGATCTGGAATGCCGGTCCGGTGGTAAAATTGGTGTTGCTGGTTCTGGTCTATTTTTCCGTGGTGTCGTGGACCATCATCTTCTATAAATTCCGCACGATTCAGCGCGCTACCCGTGAATCAAGCCAATTTATCGATTTCTTCTGGAACAAAAAACGTCTTGATGCCGTCGCCCAGGAGATTAAGCAATACAGCCATTCACCGCTGAGCTCCCTGTTCCGCGAAGGGTATCAGGAACTGCTCAAAGTACAACGGATTGAGAAGGGTGATGACAGTCGCGGCTTTGCCGATATGGGCGGCGAGAACATCGCCCGAGCTTTGCGGCGCGCCAGTACCCAGGAAACCCACCGGCTGGAAAAATACCTGACCTTTTTGGCCACAACCGGTTCGACCGCACCGTTTATCGGACTGTTCGGAACCGTGTGGGGAATCATGGATTCATTTCACGGCATCGGTCAGACCGGCAGTGCCTCGCTGGCGGTTGTTGCTCCGGGTATCTCTGAAGCTCTGGTCGCTACGGCTATCGGCCTGATGGCGGCGATTCCGGCCGTGGTCGGCTACAACCATTTTCTCAACAAGGTCAATGTCTTGATCGGAGAGATGGACAATTTCAGCCAGGAATTTCTCAACATCATTGAGCATATGACGCGGAGGTCCTGA
- a CDS encoding TIGR04282 family arsenosugar biosynthesis glycosyltransferase, with protein sequence MDNSEDSTKLSTGATVRNASVLLIFAKQPLAGQVKTRLTPDLTPCQAATLYAFSLRQTIAALSRDDDYDVVICYSGERSYFAERYPQCQLVCQGQGDLGQRLKRMFHHAIQCGWQRVCVVGTDSPDLPRERVLQAFKALEDNDFVVVPAEDGGYVLAGASDYYPTVFEQIDWSSERVLEQTRTRLVSCQLRYHLLPPWEDIDDVGSLRRYAQRHADNGCSRYALRCLQGNRNLK encoded by the coding sequence GTGGATAACTCTGAAGATTCCACCAAGTTATCCACAGGTGCGACTGTGCGTAACGCATCCGTTTTACTGATCTTTGCCAAGCAGCCGTTAGCCGGTCAAGTGAAAACACGCCTGACGCCCGACCTGACACCATGCCAGGCGGCAACCCTCTATGCGTTCAGTCTGCGTCAAACGATCGCTGCACTGAGCCGTGATGATGACTACGATGTGGTGATCTGTTACAGCGGCGAGCGCAGCTATTTTGCCGAGCGATATCCACAGTGTCAGCTGGTCTGTCAGGGACAGGGGGATCTTGGGCAACGGCTGAAACGGATGTTTCATCACGCCATCCAATGTGGTTGGCAGCGGGTGTGTGTGGTGGGAACGGACAGCCCGGATCTGCCGCGTGAACGGGTCCTCCAGGCGTTTAAAGCGCTTGAGGACAATGACTTTGTTGTCGTTCCTGCCGAGGATGGCGGTTATGTGTTGGCCGGGGCGAGCGATTATTATCCGACTGTTTTCGAGCAGATAGACTGGAGCAGCGAACGGGTGCTTGAACAGACCCGCACACGGCTGGTATCGTGTCAGCTTCGCTATCATCTGCTGCCGCCTTGGGAAGATATTGACGATGTTGGCAGCCTGCGGCGCTATGCGCAACGTCATGCCGATAACGGCTGCTCCCGCTATGCACTGCGCTGTTTGCAGGGAAACCGTAACTTAAAATGA
- the folE2 gene encoding GTP cyclohydrolase FolE2, whose translation MPDLQKSQDTRNIAIDKVGIKDVRYPIVVEDKNTSRQQTVASINMYVELPHQFKGTHMSRFLEILNQYRGEQVTLNDMEGLLQAMKERLESDCAHIELTFPYFIEKQAPVSQAKGLMEYECRFIGTLREKKDFVLEVRVPVTSLCPCSRDISRYGAHNQRSSVTVAIRSKKMIWIEDLINWVESCGSAPVYSLLKREDEKAVTEQAYENPMFVEDIVRAVTEKLKSVSSIEWFCVECENYESIHNHSAYATLEYPRRSD comes from the coding sequence ATGCCTGACCTGCAGAAATCGCAGGATACCCGCAATATTGCCATCGATAAGGTGGGAATCAAGGATGTGCGCTACCCCATTGTTGTTGAGGATAAGAATACCAGCCGACAACAGACCGTAGCTAGCATCAATATGTATGTGGAATTGCCCCATCAGTTCAAGGGCACACACATGAGCCGCTTTCTGGAGATTCTCAACCAGTATCGCGGTGAACAGGTGACCCTCAATGACATGGAAGGGTTGCTACAGGCGATGAAGGAACGGCTGGAGTCGGACTGCGCCCACATTGAACTGACCTTTCCCTACTTTATCGAAAAGCAGGCACCGGTATCCCAAGCCAAGGGGTTGATGGAATATGAGTGTCGCTTTATCGGCACCCTGCGTGAAAAAAAGGACTTTGTGCTGGAGGTGCGAGTGCCTGTGACCTCTCTGTGTCCGTGTTCACGCGATATCAGTCGTTATGGTGCCCACAATCAACGCAGTAGCGTCACGGTGGCCATCCGCAGTAAAAAAATGATCTGGATCGAAGATCTGATCAATTGGGTGGAGAGCTGTGGCAGCGCTCCGGTGTACTCGTTGCTCAAACGGGAAGATGAAAAAGCCGTGACGGAGCAGGCTTACGAAAATCCCATGTTTGTCGAAGATATCGTCCGGGCGGTGACGGAAAAACTAAAAAGTGTCTCTTCCATCGAGTGGTTCTGCGTGGAATGTGAGAACTATGAATCGATTCACAACCACTCCGCCTATGCCACACTGGAATATCCACGCCGGAGTGACTAG